In a genomic window of Candidatus Eisenbacteria bacterium:
- a CDS encoding ATP-binding cassette domain-containing protein has translation MSILLDRLTKYFGGHCVVNNVSLEVPAGELFVLLGPSGSGKSTVLRMIAGLIDTDEGRVLLNGRDMTRLPPQRRGVGLVFQNYALFRHMSVAANIEFPLAIRKVSAAERRKRRDELLEIVGLIGFEDRYPHQLSGGQQQRVALARALAHRPEVLLLDEPFGALDAKIRAELRRSLRTIQNELGVTTIFVTHDQEEAFELADRTAVMNFGRLLEVGPPMELYLHPQTEFVATFLGRANLMVGGCDSSSVSLGTIRFPLDDHITSTGGERRVQVLFRPEDVAVKDAPDALGWPLLGKARVDEVGFAGSVEKIRLRLPPLAGVRTISPSVPFGADHILVEATRSQHQAHRHPLRSGDDAWVGVRRIHALLHPGLSMLLVTDRSPHAQAAVAFGEQIVRLAHARVTLLGLGPGDDGIGEHLDHIRERMGSGPAAVEILSSADRSEEAVRRETDRQPYDLVICGRPLEGVLGRVEDYLASGDHHLLLIPGPCPLPRRVLVCVAVGEPGKEDILFAGRLVRHLGASATILHVLPKGSSSLQRSQCDRFLAAGERTLAVLGVPGSTAVREGRTEEEIVSAVEEEGYDLVVVGTPIPRPDGSIHMSGLSADLLKRLENLPVLLVRSTELP, from the coding sequence ATGTCCATTCTCTTGGATCGGCTCACGAAATACTTCGGGGGACACTGCGTGGTCAACAACGTCTCCCTGGAGGTGCCCGCCGGAGAGCTTTTCGTGCTCCTCGGCCCGAGCGGAAGCGGGAAAAGCACGGTGCTCCGCATGATCGCCGGACTGATCGACACCGACGAAGGCCGCGTGCTCCTCAACGGCCGGGACATGACCCGCCTCCCGCCGCAGCGCCGGGGCGTGGGATTGGTCTTCCAAAACTACGCCCTCTTCCGCCACATGTCGGTGGCGGCGAACATCGAGTTCCCTCTCGCCATCCGAAAAGTGAGCGCCGCCGAGCGCCGGAAAAGGAGGGACGAGCTTCTGGAGATCGTCGGCCTCATCGGTTTCGAGGACCGCTATCCCCACCAGCTCTCCGGCGGCCAGCAGCAGAGGGTCGCCCTCGCCCGGGCGTTGGCGCACCGCCCCGAAGTGCTCCTCCTCGACGAACCCTTCGGCGCCTTGGACGCCAAGATCCGCGCCGAGCTGAGGCGCTCCCTCCGGACCATCCAGAACGAACTCGGGGTCACCACCATCTTCGTCACCCACGATCAGGAGGAGGCTTTCGAGCTGGCGGACCGGACGGCGGTCATGAACTTCGGCAGGCTCCTGGAGGTCGGCCCTCCCATGGAGCTGTATCTTCATCCCCAAACGGAATTCGTCGCCACCTTCCTCGGCCGGGCGAACCTGATGGTCGGCGGATGCGACTCGTCGAGCGTCAGCCTGGGAACGATTCGCTTCCCCTTGGACGACCACATCACCTCCACGGGCGGCGAAAGGCGCGTGCAGGTTCTCTTCCGTCCCGAGGACGTGGCGGTGAAAGACGCTCCCGACGCGCTCGGATGGCCCCTCCTCGGGAAGGCGAGGGTGGACGAAGTGGGCTTCGCCGGTTCCGTGGAGAAAATCCGCCTCCGCCTCCCCCCGCTCGCGGGCGTGCGGACCATCTCCCCGTCCGTCCCCTTCGGCGCCGATCACATTCTGGTGGAGGCGACGCGCTCGCAGCATCAAGCCCACCGGCACCCCCTCCGCTCCGGCGACGACGCCTGGGTCGGCGTCCGCCGCATCCACGCGCTGCTTCACCCCGGCCTCAGCATGCTTCTGGTGACCGATCGCTCCCCGCACGCCCAGGCGGCGGTGGCCTTCGGCGAGCAGATCGTCCGCCTCGCGCACGCCCGCGTGACGCTCCTCGGCCTGGGGCCGGGGGACGACGGCATCGGCGAACACCTCGACCACATCCGAGAGCGGATGGGAAGCGGGCCCGCGGCGGTCGAAATCCTCTCCTCCGCCGATCGGAGCGAGGAAGCGGTCCGGCGCGAAACGGACCGCCAGCCCTACGACCTCGTGATCTGCGGGCGCCCGCTGGAGGGGGTCCTGGGACGGGTCGAGGACTATCTGGCTTCCGGCGACCATCACCTGCTGTTGATCCCCGGACCCTGCCCGCTCCCCCGGCGGGTTCTCGTCTGCGTGGCCGTCGGCGAGCCCGGAAAGGAAGACATCCTTTTCGCCGGAAGGCTCGTGCGGCATCTGGGAGCGTCCGCCACGATTCTTCACGTCCTTCCCAAGGGAAGCTCCTCTCTCCAGCGTTCGCAGTGCGATCGCTTTCTGGCCGCCGGGGAACGCACTCTCGCCGTTCTCGGCGTCCCCGGTTCGACGGCGGTGCGCGAAGGGAGGACGGAGGAGGAGATCGTCTCCGCCGTGGAGGAGGAGGGATACGACCTCGTGGTCGTCGGCACGCCGATACCGCGGCCGGACGGCAGCATTCATATGTCCGGATTGTCGGCGGACCTGTTGAAACGATTGGAGAATCTGCCTGTTCTGTTGGTTCGTTCCACGGAGCTTCCCTGA
- a CDS encoding sulfate ABC transporter substrate-binding protein, translating to MRTRKIAPLLFALSAAVAIALPAGAKDLTLLNVSYDPTRELYQDFNEAFIEHWFETTGITIHINQSHGGAGKQARAVMDGLEADVVTLALAYDIDAIAATGLMPPDWQSRLPHNSAPYTSTMVFLVRKGNPKNIRDWDDLARPGVKVITPNPKTSGGARWNYLAAWGYALGKPGGTEETARELVTRIYKNVPVLDTGARGSTITFVEREIGDVLIAWENEALLVVNDLKPGLFEIVVPSLSIVAEPPVTVIDKVVDRRGTRDVAQAYLEYLYSPVGQEIAAKHYYRPRLEDVAAKYADRFPSVTLFSIDDVFGGWQKAQAAHFAEGGVFDQIYTEGR from the coding sequence ATGCGCACACGGAAAATCGCCCCTCTTCTCTTCGCTCTCTCGGCGGCCGTCGCGATCGCGCTCCCGGCCGGGGCCAAGGACCTCACCCTTCTGAATGTCTCCTACGATCCGACGCGGGAGCTTTATCAGGACTTCAACGAGGCGTTCATCGAGCACTGGTTCGAGACGACCGGAATCACCATACACATCAATCAATCCCACGGCGGGGCGGGCAAGCAAGCGCGGGCGGTGATGGACGGGCTCGAGGCGGACGTGGTGACCCTCGCCCTCGCCTATGACATCGACGCCATCGCCGCGACGGGACTGATGCCACCGGATTGGCAGAGCCGGCTTCCCCACAACAGCGCGCCCTACACGTCGACCATGGTCTTTCTGGTCCGCAAGGGGAATCCGAAGAACATCCGCGATTGGGATGATCTGGCCCGACCCGGCGTGAAGGTGATTACGCCGAATCCGAAAACGTCGGGAGGCGCCCGGTGGAACTATCTCGCCGCCTGGGGCTACGCGCTGGGCAAGCCGGGCGGGACCGAGGAGACGGCCCGGGAACTGGTGACGCGGATCTACAAAAACGTGCCGGTTCTCGACACGGGGGCGCGCGGCTCGACGATCACTTTCGTGGAGAGGGAGATCGGCGACGTGTTGATCGCCTGGGAGAACGAGGCGCTCCTGGTGGTGAACGATCTGAAACCCGGCCTGTTCGAGATCGTCGTCCCCTCGCTCAGCATCGTGGCCGAGCCGCCGGTAACGGTGATCGACAAGGTCGTGGATCGGCGCGGCACGCGCGATGTCGCCCAGGCTTATCTGGAGTATCTGTACTCGCCGGTGGGGCAGGAGATCGCCGCGAAGCACTACTACCGCCCCCGGCTCGAGGATGTGGCCGCGAAATACGCGGACCGCTTTCCCTCGGTGACCCTCTTCTCCATCGACGACGTGTTCGGCGGTTGGCAGAAGGCGCAGGCCGCCCACTTCGCCGAAGGCGGCGTGTTCGATCAGATCTACACCGAAGGTCGCTAG
- the cysT gene encoding sulfate ABC transporter permease subunit CysT, whose protein sequence is MRNTRRGVLPGFGLAMGFTLSYIGLLVLIPLCTLFLKAATMSWEQFAGTVLSPRALAAYRLSFSAALAAACINAVFGLLLAWVLERYEFPGKRLVDGLVDLPFALPTAVAGIALTSLYAGNGWIGGLLERGGIQVAYSPFGIVVALTFVGLPFVVRTVQPVLRELPPTVEEAAASMGAGRLQTFRKLLLPELLPAVVTGFTLAFARGLGEYGSVIFISGNMPMKTEITPLLIMIKLEEYDYAGATAIALLFLAASFVTLLTINFLSLRSGREVRVR, encoded by the coding sequence ATGCGGAATACGCGGCGAGGCGTGCTGCCCGGGTTCGGCTTGGCGATGGGGTTCACCTTGTCCTACATCGGACTCCTCGTGCTGATCCCCCTGTGCACCCTCTTTCTGAAAGCGGCGACCATGAGCTGGGAGCAGTTCGCGGGGACGGTGTTGTCCCCCCGGGCGCTCGCCGCGTATCGCCTCAGTTTCTCCGCCGCCCTCGCGGCCGCATGCATCAACGCCGTCTTCGGGCTGCTTCTCGCCTGGGTGCTCGAGCGGTACGAATTCCCGGGCAAACGCCTCGTCGACGGCCTGGTGGATCTCCCCTTCGCGCTCCCCACCGCCGTCGCCGGGATCGCCCTCACGAGCCTTTACGCGGGAAACGGCTGGATCGGCGGCCTTCTGGAACGGGGGGGGATCCAGGTCGCCTACTCGCCGTTCGGCATCGTCGTGGCGCTCACTTTCGTCGGCCTCCCCTTCGTGGTGCGAACCGTGCAACCCGTTCTCCGCGAGCTCCCCCCGACGGTGGAGGAAGCGGCGGCGAGCATGGGCGCCGGCCGGCTGCAGACTTTCCGCAAACTCCTGCTCCCCGAGCTTCTGCCCGCCGTGGTGACCGGGTTCACCCTCGCCTTCGCCCGCGGGCTCGGCGAGTACGGCTCGGTGATCTTCATCTCGGGGAACATGCCGATGAAGACCGAAATCACCCCCCTCCTCATCATGATCAAGCTGGAGGAGTATGATTACGCCGGCGCCACCGCCATCGCCCTTCTCTTCCTGGCCGCTTCCTTCGTCACCCTTCTTACGATCAACTTTTTATCGCTCCGTTCCGGGCGGGAGGTAAGGGTCCGATGA
- the cysW gene encoding sulfate ABC transporter permease subunit CysW: MKAGRFHPEMIRRRRGGAGRPSSLTEPRPVRWLLTAAALAFITLFLLIPLILVFAKAFESGAAAYAAAVIEPVAVAAIRLTLIAAAITVPLNLLFGTAAAWAIAKFEFRGKNLLVTIIDLPFSVSPVISGMLFVLLFGAQGLAGPWLQDHGLKIIFALPGIVLATAFVTSPLVARELIPLMRSQGVEEEEAALTLGAGGLQTFLRVSLPKIRWGLFYGIILCSARAVGEFGAVSVVSGHIRGLTTTVPLHVEMLYNEYQFAAAFAVASLLTVLALITLVLKGLVEWKAGGKGEGR; the protein is encoded by the coding sequence ATGAAGGCGGGGCGGTTCCATCCCGAAATGATCCGCCGCCGGAGGGGCGGCGCGGGGAGGCCCTCGAGCCTCACCGAACCGAGACCGGTGCGGTGGCTTCTCACCGCGGCCGCGCTCGCCTTCATCACCCTCTTCCTCCTCATCCCGTTGATTCTGGTGTTCGCCAAGGCGTTCGAGTCGGGCGCCGCCGCCTACGCCGCGGCCGTGATCGAGCCGGTCGCCGTCGCCGCAATCCGCCTCACGCTGATCGCGGCGGCGATCACGGTCCCCCTCAATCTTCTCTTCGGGACGGCGGCGGCCTGGGCCATCGCCAAGTTCGAGTTCCGGGGGAAGAACCTGCTCGTCACGATCATCGATCTCCCCTTCAGCGTCTCCCCGGTCATCTCGGGTATGCTCTTCGTCCTCCTCTTCGGCGCGCAGGGGCTGGCCGGGCCGTGGCTGCAGGATCACGGCCTCAAGATCATCTTCGCGCTCCCGGGGATCGTGTTGGCGACCGCTTTCGTGACCTCTCCCCTCGTGGCGCGGGAACTCATCCCGCTCATGCGCTCCCAGGGGGTCGAGGAGGAGGAGGCCGCGTTGACCCTCGGCGCCGGCGGGCTGCAGACCTTTCTCAGGGTCAGCCTACCGAAGATCCGCTGGGGCCTTTTCTATGGAATCATCCTGTGCAGCGCCCGGGCGGTGGGAGAATTCGGCGCCGTCTCGGTCGTCTCGGGACATATCCGGGGCCTTACGACGACCGTCCCCCTGCACGTGGAGATGCTATACAATGAGTACCAATTCGCCGCCGCCTTCGCCGTCGCGTCGCTCCTCACCGTGCTGGCGCTGATCACCCTCGTCCTCAAGGGGCTTGTCGAGTGGAAGGCGGGCGGAAAGGGCGAGGGACGATGA
- a CDS encoding HAMP domain-containing protein, which yields MRRLKLGTILLLIHMGMLLAAMVVVGGAGVSLLRRLADDRAVAQTEAAAGGALSAIERGGDRLLSSVKLLAKRPTLNRLLRSGDDGELAVFLADFRNTSEFTDCAVRYGDRFVSTDGFPAFSGAGSDGGSDWRVLTPEEGPMILFARSPAEETPGASVMAVIVLDEEYARETGEKVALPVSILSRRDVENHGYGLMQSLRHRALGGNGNTSARLDEDRIYYAAVPLPDRTGGIAGIVEAAIPMESVAAPLKKLIRGLLVLTFVTGLLAAVLSRVLARRIAGPIGTLTAAASRIGRGDLLSPVPRVSGPEIDVLANTMEEMRERVLALTNDLCKRRNESEAILTGIAEGVFEVDRERRIRYMNPQAAALLDIEPDFGIGRFCGDILRPRGQSGVRPCDESCPILHARFRGRAQATEYLRRPDGTYRAVVITSAPSGAHYDGDVRELHQFQVMREETEEESARRLRDAVLANISHEFRTPLTAQLASLELLRDKLPDLQTEEVRELVLSIERGTLRLSHLIDNLLESSRIEAGEDKLRRRPIALDEVVEEAIEMVSPLLELQRQSLHVDLPYPLPPVVGDAPRLVQVFVNLLANANKFAPPETTIGIGGSVGEKELRLWVEDEGPGLPPGAVEPLFQRFLRSPTEEPEPRGMGLGLYIVRSILERHGGRVEAVSREKGTRMSVVLPREGADEDSGR from the coding sequence ATGCGCCGACTGAAACTGGGCACGATCCTCCTGTTGATCCACATGGGGATGCTGCTGGCCGCGATGGTCGTCGTGGGCGGGGCGGGCGTCTCCCTCCTGCGGCGCCTGGCCGACGACAGGGCGGTCGCCCAGACGGAGGCGGCGGCCGGCGGAGCCCTCTCCGCGATCGAACGCGGGGGCGACCGCCTTCTCTCCTCGGTGAAGCTTCTCGCGAAACGCCCCACACTCAACCGGCTGCTCCGCTCGGGGGACGACGGGGAACTGGCGGTGTTTCTCGCCGACTTCCGGAACACGAGCGAGTTCACCGACTGCGCGGTGCGCTACGGAGACCGGTTCGTTTCGACCGATGGTTTCCCCGCCTTTTCGGGCGCGGGGAGCGACGGCGGATCGGACTGGCGGGTTCTCACTCCCGAAGAGGGGCCGATGATTTTGTTCGCCCGTTCACCGGCGGAGGAAACGCCCGGGGCGTCGGTAATGGCCGTCATCGTTCTCGACGAAGAGTACGCGCGCGAAACGGGAGAGAAGGTGGCCCTCCCCGTGTCGATTCTCTCCCGCCGCGACGTGGAGAACCACGGGTACGGACTCATGCAATCTCTCCGCCACCGCGCGCTCGGCGGAAACGGAAACACATCGGCCCGACTGGACGAGGACCGGATCTATTACGCCGCCGTTCCCCTTCCGGACCGGACGGGCGGGATCGCGGGCATCGTGGAGGCCGCCATTCCGATGGAATCGGTCGCGGCGCCGCTCAAAAAGTTGATCCGTGGACTTCTTGTGCTCACCTTCGTCACGGGTCTGCTCGCGGCGGTCCTCTCCCGTGTTCTGGCGCGGCGCATCGCCGGACCGATCGGGACGCTCACCGCGGCGGCTTCCCGGATCGGCCGGGGAGACCTCCTCTCACCGGTTCCCCGGGTCTCCGGCCCCGAGATCGACGTGTTGGCGAACACCATGGAGGAGATGCGGGAGCGCGTCCTCGCCCTCACCAACGACCTCTGCAAACGCCGGAACGAAAGCGAGGCGATCCTGACCGGCATCGCGGAGGGGGTCTTCGAGGTGGACCGGGAGCGGCGGATACGCTACATGAATCCGCAGGCCGCCGCGCTCCTCGACATCGAACCGGATTTCGGGATCGGCCGGTTCTGCGGCGACATCCTGAGGCCGCGCGGACAATCCGGCGTTCGTCCCTGCGACGAAAGCTGTCCCATCCTGCACGCCCGTTTCCGCGGGCGGGCTCAGGCGACCGAGTACCTCCGCCGCCCCGACGGCACCTATCGGGCCGTCGTCATCACGAGCGCCCCCTCCGGCGCGCACTACGACGGCGACGTCCGGGAGCTGCACCAGTTCCAGGTCATGCGGGAAGAGACGGAGGAAGAGTCCGCGCGCAGGCTCCGTGACGCGGTGCTCGCCAACATCTCGCACGAGTTTCGGACCCCACTCACCGCCCAGTTGGCGTCTCTCGAACTCCTCCGGGACAAGCTGCCCGATCTGCAAACGGAGGAAGTGCGGGAACTGGTCCTCTCCATCGAGCGAGGCACCCTGCGGCTATCCCACCTGATCGACAACCTGCTGGAGAGTTCGCGGATCGAGGCGGGAGAGGACAAGCTCCGGCGGCGGCCGATCGCCCTGGACGAGGTCGTGGAGGAGGCGATCGAGATGGTATCCCCCCTACTGGAACTCCAGCGGCAATCCCTCCACGTCGATCTCCCCTATCCTCTCCCCCCGGTGGTCGGAGACGCGCCGCGGCTGGTGCAGGTTTTCGTGAACCTCCTGGCGAACGCCAACAAGTTCGCCCCCCCCGAAACGACCATCGGAATCGGCGGGTCCGTGGGAGAGAAGGAGCTGCGCCTTTGGGTCGAGGACGAAGGGCCCGGTCTCCCTCCGGGAGCCGTGGAACCTCTCTTTCAGAGATTCCTCCGTTCCCCGACGGAAGAGCCGGAGCCGCGCGGGATGGGGCTCGGGTTGTACATCGTCCGTTCCATTCTGGAGCGTCACGGCGGGCGCGTCGAGGCGGTGAGCCGCGAGAAGGGGACGCGCATGTCCGTCGTGCTCCCCCGGGAGGGCGCAGATGAAGATTCTGGTCGTTGA